In one Lolium rigidum isolate FL_2022 chromosome 3, APGP_CSIRO_Lrig_0.1, whole genome shotgun sequence genomic region, the following are encoded:
- the LOC124696501 gene encoding putative F-box/FBD/LRR-repeat protein At1g78760 codes for MGKRWVTEMSPCEALRFKRRRVNGRPKARLDNLPEDLIQKILSRLTLKEVARISTLSSGWREAWRYHPDLIFDIDKLFDGKDKGDQEFVTSVNAIVKDHYRTVVNKFKVNYGLSEEHGDDLDGWISFAVSSKAKNVVLDLRPAPKCPDNVYNFPLHLFAHRNSSCVLSLRLVLVCLRPAPDFCGFVNLRSLKLHRAYVSKDLHCMLSQCVVLEWLSLTDCFISSFTMSEPLDHLKYACIQNCSLQSIQLDAPNLTVFEYSEKDVPIVLGKFHKLTKAKIEVLSDSDNLDYTFSHLVSTMPNVEEISLRLHIQNEARQFMTNNRCDFFNLRHLEIEVLVDGNPGCSSGILRLASLLELTPSLEVFNLHVLFSSELRYHAVADARKTSGRKLSHLKRVFMSGFADLRGQVELAWYILEHATALKRMVIDPGVKTRFGSHRAKEGVQLDLMAKYFLPKFPEVLTVLRS; via the exons ATGGGCAAGCGATGGGTTACGGAGATGAGCCCCTGCGAGGCATTGAGATTCAAGCGTCGACGCGTCAACGGCAGACCAAAGGCGCGGCTGGACAATCTCCCGGAG GATCTGATACAAAAGATACTATCACGCTTGACTCTAAAGGAGGTGGCACGGATAAGCACGCTGTCGAGTGGGTGGAGAGAAGCCTGGAGATACCACCCAGATCTAATCTTTGATATTGACAAATTGTTTGATGGCAAGGATAAGGGGGACCAAGAATTTGTGACTAGTGTCAATGCTATTGTCAAGGATCACTACCGCACTGTTGTGAACAAGTTCAAGGTGAATTATGGACTCTCTGAAGAACATGGTGATGATCTTGATGGATGGATCAGTTTTGCTGTTTCATCCAAGGCAAAGAATGTTGTTCTTGATCTACGACCTGCACCCAAATGCCCTGATAATGTCTACAACTTCCCTCTGCATCTTTTTGCTCATCGGAACAGCTCATGTGTGCTGTCTCTCCGACTTGTCTTGGTCTGCCTAAGGCCTGCTCCGGATTTCTGCGGCTTTGTAAACCTTCGATCTCTCAAATTGCATAGGGCTTATGTATCGAAGGACCTCCATTGCATGCTCTCACAATGTGTTGTGCTTGAGTGGTTAAGCCTGACAGACTGTTTCATATCTTCCTTCACTATGTCTGAGCCACTAGACCACCTGAAATATGCTTGTATTCAGAATTGCAGCCTACAAAGCATCCAACTGGATGCACCAAATCTCACAGTATTTGAGTATTCAGAGAAGGATGTACCAATCGTGCTTGGCAAATTTCACAAGCTGACAAAGGCAAAAATCGAAGTATTGTCTGATTCTGACAATCTAGACTACACTTTTAGTCACCTTGTTAGTACTATGCCTAATGTGGAGGAAATCTCCCTGAGACTCCATATCCAAAATGAG GCACGGCAGTTCATGACAAACAACCGATGTGATTTTTTTAATCTGAGGCATCTCGAAATTGAAGTTTTGGTGGACGGAAATCCAGGTTGTTCAAGTGGGATTCTTCGTTTGGCTTCTCTCTTGGAACTAACTCCTTCTTTGGAAGTGTTCAATTTGCAC GTTTTGTTCAGTTCTGAGCTGCGATATCATGCTGTTGCTGATGCCAGGAAGACTTCAGGGCGCAAACTTAGCCATCTCAAAAGAGTGTTCATGTCAGGATTTGCTGATCTCCGGGGCCAAGTGGAGCTGGCCTGGTATATCCTGGAGCATGCCACAGCCCTCAAGCGCATGGTCATTGATCCTGGTGTGAAGACTCGTTTCGGCTCGCACCGTGCAAAAGAGGGCGTGCAACTGGATCTCATGGCAAAATACTTTCTACCAAAATTTCCAGAGGTCCTGACTGTTTTGAGATCCTGA